In Cloacibacterium caeni, a single window of DNA contains:
- a CDS encoding IS3 family transposase (programmed frameshift): protein MGKSKYSLDFKLKAIKRYHKGDIGTDDLGKRIGVCGSLVRKWIKFYELYGVSGLVRLSNTHYTKDFKLKILSVIEKENLSLKEASRRFNIPAESSILSWQRNYKKNGILGLENRPRGRPKTMSNYKRKKKKTGKPLTREEELLERIYYLEAENAILKKFRSLNSGKEKSKAIEELRQDFDLAVLLNCTSMARSSFYYYRKRFQMKDKYAEIKEMIKQIYHRHKGRLGYRRITLLLKEKGILINHKTVLRLMKILGLKSIIRVKKYKSYKGEQGKIAPNVLQRNFKSDTPNQKWATDVTEFNVSGNKLYLSPIIDLFNGEIVSFDLSERPVFSQIIRMLKKSFRKVKSTQNIILHSDQGWQYQMKHYQNLLKEKGIIQSMSRKGNCLDNAVIENFFGTIKSEMFYARKFGSIQELKMEIVKYIHYYNNDRIRLNLKGKSPVQYRTLSFENIV from the exons ATGGGGAAAAGTAAATATTCATTAGACTTTAAATTAAAAGCTATAAAGAGATATCACAAAGGGGATATTGGAACAGACGATTTAGGAAAACGCATTGGAGTTTGTGGTTCCTTGGTTCGTAAATGGATAAAATTTTATGAACTTTATGGAGTTTCAGGACTTGTTCGGCTTTCCAATACGCATTACACAAAAGATTTTAAATTAAAGATTTTATCAGTAATTGAGAAAGAGAATTTAAGTTTAAAAGAAGCGTCGAGAAGGTTTAATATTCCTGCGGAGTCCAGTATTCTTAGTTGGCAGCGTAATTATAAAAAAAATGGTATTTTAGGTTTAGAAAACAGACCCAGAGGAAGACCTAAAACCATGAGTAATTACAAGCGAAAAAAAAAGAAAACAGGCAAACCCTTAACAAGGGAGGAAGAACTGTTGGAGAGGATTTATTATTTAGAAGCCGAGAACGCCATTTTAAAAAAGT TTAGAAGCCTTAATTCAGGAAAGGAAAAATCCAAAGCCATCGAAGAGTTAAGGCAGGACTTTGATTTAGCAGTACTGCTGAATTGTACATCGATGGCAAGAAGCAGTTTTTATTACTATCGAAAACGCTTTCAAATGAAAGATAAATATGCGGAAATAAAAGAAATGATTAAGCAGATTTATCATCGTCACAAAGGAAGGTTGGGCTATAGAAGAATTACTTTGCTTTTGAAAGAAAAAGGAATTTTGATTAATCACAAAACTGTTTTACGACTTATGAAAATATTAGGTTTAAAGAGTATTATCCGAGTGAAGAAATATAAATCTTACAAGGGAGAGCAAGGGAAAATTGCGCCCAATGTTCTACAGAGGAATTTCAAATCGGACACTCCTAATCAGAAATGGGCAACCGATGTTACAGAGTTTAATGTATCGGGTAATAAACTTTATCTATCTCCAATCATCGATTTATTTAATGGTGAAATTGTCAGTTTTGACTTATCTGAAAGACCTGTGTTTAGCCAAATCATCAGAATGCTAAAGAAATCATTCAGAAAAGTAAAATCTACACAAAACATCATTCTACATTCTGATCAAGGTTGGCAATATCAAATGAAACATTACCAAAACTTGTTAAAAGAAAAAGGTATTATTCAAAGTATGTCCCGAAAAGGAAACTGTTTGGACAATGCGGTGATAGAAAACTTTTTTGGAACGATAAAATCAGAAATGTTTTATGCCAGAAAGTTTGGTTCCATTCAGGAACTTAAGATGGAAATAGTGAAGTACATTCACTATTACAACAATGATAGAATAAGACTCAATCTCAAAGGAAAGAGTCCGGTACAGTACCGAACTCTTTCCTTTGAAAATATTGTTTAA
- a CDS encoding VF530 family DNA-binding protein, which translates to MEQNSKDPLHGKRLDAILEELVDYYNGFEELGKQINIRCFNENPSINSSLKFLRKTDWARKKVESLYLYVLRQKKKNK; encoded by the coding sequence ATGGAACAGAATTCTAAAGATCCTTTACATGGGAAAAGATTAGATGCCATTCTCGAAGAATTGGTAGATTATTACAATGGTTTCGAAGAACTGGGAAAGCAAATAAACATTCGTTGTTTCAACGAAAATCCAAGCATCAATTCTTCGCTTAAATTCCTGCGAAAAACAGATTGGGCAAGGAAAAAAGTGGAAAGTCTTTATCTCTATGTTTTGAGGCAAAAGAAGAAAAATAAATAA